In Zhaonella formicivorans, one DNA window encodes the following:
- the hcp gene encoding hydroxylamine reductase: protein MFCYQCEETAKGTGCTLAGVCGKNEEVAALQDLLVFQLKGISIYADEARKLGAKTGEADLFVTEGLFTTVTNVNFDPERIEKLIRRSAEVKAATKEIYEKTYTEKKGSSAPAIENIAARWEPEGALDALIAKGREVGVKSRVFGPESEDTQALKELITYGLKGMAAYADHARILGYDDTEIYGFMHEALAALTTQKSVEELVGLALKVGEVNLKVMELLDKAHNETFGSPEPTAVFTGVKKGPAILVSGHDLKDLYKLLQQTEGKGINIYTHGEMLPAHAYPELKKFPHLVGNYGGAWQDQQKEFAEFPGAILMTTNCIQKPRDSYKDNIFTTGLVAWPGVKHIGADKDFTPVIERALELGGFPEDADGKKILTGFAHNAVLNVADKVIEAVKSGKIRHFFLIAGCDGHEPGRSYYTELAKQVPDDCVILTLACGKYRFNKLEFGTIGELPRLLDVGQCNDAYSAIKIAVALANAFNCGVNDLPLSLVLSWYEQKAVGILLTLLHLGIKGIRLGPKLPAFVSPNVLQVLVNNFDIKPISSVEEDLKAILGE from the coding sequence ATGTTTTGTTATCAGTGTGAGGAGACAGCTAAAGGTACTGGCTGTACACTTGCCGGTGTGTGCGGCAAAAATGAGGAAGTGGCTGCGCTCCAGGACTTGCTGGTATTCCAGCTGAAGGGTATCAGCATATATGCCGATGAAGCGCGTAAACTTGGTGCAAAGACCGGGGAAGCCGATTTGTTTGTTACTGAAGGGCTGTTCACCACGGTAACCAATGTGAATTTCGACCCGGAAAGAATTGAAAAGCTGATCCGGCGTAGCGCAGAAGTTAAAGCCGCAACAAAGGAGATCTACGAAAAAACATATACAGAGAAAAAGGGCAGCAGTGCTCCGGCCATCGAGAATATCGCGGCCCGCTGGGAGCCTGAAGGCGCTTTAGATGCCTTGATTGCCAAAGGCAGAGAGGTGGGTGTCAAAAGCCGGGTTTTTGGCCCTGAAAGCGAAGATACCCAAGCGTTGAAAGAATTAATTACATATGGTTTAAAGGGTATGGCTGCCTATGCTGACCATGCTCGTATCCTCGGGTATGATGACACAGAAATCTACGGTTTTATGCACGAGGCACTGGCAGCGCTGACAACACAAAAAAGCGTTGAGGAGCTGGTGGGCCTGGCCTTGAAGGTGGGAGAAGTCAACCTCAAAGTTATGGAGCTTTTGGATAAAGCCCATAATGAGACTTTTGGCAGCCCTGAGCCTACAGCGGTATTTACCGGCGTAAAAAAAGGACCGGCTATTTTGGTCAGCGGGCACGACCTGAAGGATCTCTATAAACTGCTGCAGCAGACCGAAGGGAAAGGCATTAACATTTATACCCACGGAGAAATGCTGCCTGCCCATGCCTATCCGGAATTGAAGAAATTCCCCCACCTGGTCGGCAACTACGGAGGGGCATGGCAGGACCAGCAGAAAGAATTTGCCGAATTCCCCGGGGCTATCTTGATGACCACTAACTGCATCCAGAAGCCGCGGGACAGCTACAAGGACAATATTTTTACAACCGGGCTGGTGGCATGGCCCGGAGTTAAACACATCGGCGCGGATAAAGACTTTACCCCTGTAATCGAAAGGGCTTTGGAACTGGGCGGATTCCCTGAAGACGCAGACGGGAAAAAAATATTGACCGGCTTTGCCCACAATGCGGTGCTGAATGTTGCTGACAAAGTGATTGAAGCAGTAAAATCAGGCAAGATCCGCCACTTCTTCCTGATTGCGGGCTGTGACGGCCATGAGCCCGGGCGCAGTTACTATACAGAATTGGCCAAGCAAGTTCCCGATGATTGCGTGATCCTCACGTTGGCCTGCGGTAAGTACCGCTTTAACAAGTTGGAATTCGGCACTATCGGGGAACTGCCCAGGCTCTTAGATGTGGGTCAGTGCAATGACGCCTATTCGGCAATCAAGATTGCTGTTGCTCTGGCCAATGCCTTTAACTGCGGCGTCAACGACCTGCCGCTCTCCCTGGTGCTTTCCTGGTACGAGCAAAAAGCGGTGGGCATTCTGCTTACGCTGTTGCACCTGGGCATCAAGGGCATTCGTCTTGGGCCCAAATTACCTGCCTTCGTATCGCCGAATGTACTGCAGGTACTGGTGAACAACTTCGACATTAAGCCCATCAGTTCCGTGGAAGAAGACTTAAAAGCTATCCTGGGAGAATAA
- a CDS encoding metal ABC transporter substrate-binding protein translates to MIKKAVLLIFFITLLTAGCTQKSVDTDSEKIAQRNKPVIYTTIYPIYDFTKKIGGSRVEVIQIIPPGVEPHHFELSAKTLAELSKAAVLIYNGAGMEPWIDKIKQALDGSQVMMVDTSSKVNLIAFKENHEEQHEEEEHEGKIHRVDGSEGEHRHDIDPHIWLSPLNAKIQGQAILEALQKADPANADYFLANYEQFARELDELHAEFTTVLNKTKKREIVVAHEALGYLAREYGLVQIPIRGLTAEAEPSPAKIKEIIELAKNHNITYIFFETMVDPKVSQIIAAEIGAGTLQINTLDNITQGQLADGEDYFSLMRQNLDNLKKALSD, encoded by the coding sequence ATGATAAAAAAGGCGGTACTGCTAATCTTTTTTATTACCCTTCTCACAGCAGGCTGTACTCAAAAGTCGGTCGACACTGATTCTGAAAAAATAGCCCAAAGAAACAAACCGGTAATTTATACTACCATCTATCCAATTTATGACTTTACTAAAAAAATAGGCGGCAGCAGGGTGGAAGTAATTCAAATCATACCTCCGGGGGTTGAACCCCACCATTTTGAACTTTCGGCAAAAACACTGGCCGAACTTAGCAAAGCTGCCGTGCTGATTTATAACGGAGCGGGTATGGAGCCCTGGATTGATAAGATTAAACAAGCGCTGGACGGCAGCCAAGTTATGATGGTCGATACCAGCAGCAAAGTCAATCTGATTGCGTTTAAAGAGAACCATGAAGAACAGCATGAAGAGGAAGAGCATGAAGGAAAAATACATAGAGTGGACGGGAGCGAAGGAGAGCACAGGCACGATATAGACCCCCACATCTGGCTGAGTCCCCTGAATGCCAAAATACAGGGGCAGGCTATTTTGGAAGCCTTGCAAAAAGCTGACCCCGCCAATGCGGATTATTTCCTGGCGAACTATGAGCAGTTTGCCAGGGAGCTTGACGAGCTCCACGCAGAATTTACAACTGTCCTGAATAAAACTAAGAAAAGGGAAATTGTAGTTGCCCACGAGGCACTGGGATACCTGGCCAGGGAATACGGCCTGGTGCAAATCCCCATCAGGGGCTTGACTGCTGAAGCTGAACCTTCGCCAGCGAAGATCAAAGAAATCATCGAGCTTGCGAAAAACCATAACATAACTTATATCTTTTTCGAGACTATGGTTGACCCTAAAGTTTCCCAAATTATAGCCGCGGAAATCGGAGCCGGTACTTTGCAAATAAACACCTTAGACAACATAACTCAAGGACAATTGGCTGACGGAGAGGATTACTTTTCTCTGATGCGGCAAAACCTGGATAACCTAAAAAAAGCTTTGTCGGATTAA
- a CDS encoding metal ABC transporter ATP-binding protein, producing MDVIVKINNISFSYPGMPFILQSINLSINKGDFLAITGPNGSAKTTLLKLILGIYKPQIGNIEIFGQNNLQFKDWHKVGYVPQKTSFFNPGFPATVQEIVGLGLIPQKYTKQYKVLKIHEALELVDLADKKKRKIGELSGGELQRALIARSLINNPEILLLDEPTANLDLASQQKLSGLLEFLNQELKICIVMVTHDPHVLTKASRLIKIAQGKLTEVDISNFNHAASL from the coding sequence ATGGATGTTATCGTAAAAATAAACAATATTTCTTTTTCCTACCCCGGTATGCCATTTATCCTGCAAAGTATCAATTTAAGTATTAACAAGGGTGATTTTCTGGCCATTACAGGGCCTAACGGCTCTGCCAAGACAACACTGCTGAAGCTGATCCTGGGCATTTATAAACCTCAGATAGGAAACATTGAAATTTTCGGACAAAATAACCTGCAGTTTAAAGATTGGCACAAAGTAGGATATGTGCCGCAAAAAACCTCTTTTTTCAATCCCGGCTTTCCGGCCACAGTGCAGGAAATTGTGGGATTAGGGCTTATCCCACAAAAATATACAAAGCAGTATAAAGTATTAAAAATACATGAAGCGCTGGAACTGGTTGACCTGGCAGACAAAAAAAAGAGGAAGATCGGAGAGCTTTCGGGCGGTGAGCTGCAGCGCGCTCTCATTGCCCGCTCTCTGATCAATAATCCGGAAATTCTGCTTTTGGATGAACCTACTGCCAATTTGGACCTTGCTTCCCAACAAAAACTCAGCGGGCTGCTTGAATTTTTAAACCAAGAATTGAAGATTTGCATTGTTATGGTCACCCACGACCCGCACGTTTTAACCAAAGCATCCCGGCTGATCAAAATAGCCCAAGGGAAATTGACTGAAGTTGACATCAGTAACTTTAACCACGCAGCAAGTTTATGA
- a CDS encoding metal ABC transporter permease has product MPEILSYAFMQRAFLAGTMIGIVCPTIGVFLVLKRLSMIGETLAHVSLPGVLIGFLLKTNPIIAALVASLVTALGMEKLRSSFKSYNEIALAVLTSAGLGLAVILFNIVKSTDTSIQSLLFGSIVALSSKDLQAVWLLGTVVLILVIKYYSQLFYLTFDEEGAKMAGINCSLLNYTLLVATSCIVAISMRIIGALLVSSLLVLPVAGSMLISKSFISTIIIANIISLVSIFIGLILSFYYNLAPGGAIVMVLVTALLLILGTKKLTDHRSGQVFNRNEV; this is encoded by the coding sequence TTGCCGGAGATATTATCTTATGCATTCATGCAGAGGGCCTTTCTGGCAGGAACCATGATCGGCATAGTCTGTCCAACCATAGGTGTTTTTCTCGTTTTAAAACGGCTTTCCATGATCGGTGAAACCTTGGCCCATGTTTCTTTGCCGGGGGTACTGATAGGCTTTCTCTTAAAAACCAATCCCATCATCGCAGCTCTTGTTGCTTCCCTGGTTACTGCTTTGGGGATGGAAAAACTGCGTTCCTCTTTTAAATCTTACAACGAAATCGCCTTGGCCGTTTTGACCTCAGCAGGTTTAGGGCTGGCAGTAATTTTATTCAATATTGTCAAGAGCACTGATACAAGCATCCAAAGCCTGCTCTTCGGCAGCATTGTCGCTTTAAGCAGCAAGGACTTACAGGCCGTCTGGCTCCTGGGAACAGTTGTCCTTATTCTGGTTATAAAGTATTATTCTCAGCTGTTCTACCTGACATTCGATGAAGAAGGAGCCAAAATGGCAGGCATTAACTGCAGCCTTTTGAACTACACGCTCCTGGTGGCAACTTCATGCATTGTGGCTATCAGCATGCGCATCATCGGCGCTCTCCTGGTTTCTTCTTTGCTGGTCCTGCCCGTTGCCGGAAGCATGCTCATCAGCAAAAGCTTTATTTCAACTATAATAATTGCTAACATTATCAGCCTGGTTTCCATATTCATAGGGCTTATTTTATCATTTTACTATAACTTGGCGCCCGGAGGAGCCATTGTAATGGTACTGGTGACAGCTTTACTGTTAATTCTAGGCACAAAAAAACTTACTGATCACCGGTCGGGCCAAGTGTTTAACAGAAATGAGGTGTAA
- a CDS encoding Fur family transcriptional regulator produces the protein MKTDNPDKISELLRKKGEKVTPARMAILEVLSDCSCLLSVAEIYDRLREQNIKMNYSTVYRNLEVLCRNKITEKIAFPDGAKFKLFDEGKHTHHLICKSCHRTEILSYCPFEDVKKIIKSNTNFLPLEHKLEIYGYCEKCQKK, from the coding sequence ATGAAAACAGATAACCCGGATAAAATATCAGAGCTGTTAAGAAAAAAAGGTGAAAAAGTAACCCCGGCCCGCATGGCCATTTTAGAGGTCCTGTCTGACTGCAGTTGCCTTTTGAGTGTCGCTGAAATTTATGACAGATTAAGGGAACAAAACATTAAAATGAATTACTCCACAGTTTACCGCAACCTGGAAGTCCTCTGCAGGAATAAAATCACCGAAAAAATTGCTTTTCCCGACGGAGCCAAATTCAAGCTTTTTGATGAGGGTAAACATACCCACCATCTCATCTGCAAATCGTGCCATAGAACCGAAATCTTGAGTTACTGCCCTTTTGAAGACGTAAAAAAAATAATTAAATCGAATACGAATTTCTTACCTCTTGAGCATAAACTGGAAATTTACGGTTACTGCGAAAAATGTCAAAAAAAATAA
- a CDS encoding MBL fold metallo-hydrolase yields MAEHGLAIHIAREGRNLLFDTGQGLALRSNSNALKIDLANLDALILSHGHDDHTGGLGEFFRLRQNRHLSIFAHPDIFTPKFRIAPGTKPVEIGLRWTKEELEKLGAVFQLSAKPREIYPGIWLTGEIPRKNNFETIDPGLYTVTEAGMVPDLLLDDQALVIVEPAGLVIILGCAHSGLINTIEHAQKITGVTAIDTVIGGTHLLRATAEQMEATVWHLKRIGVKRLGVSHCTGFEAAARFKRALGEGFFLNNVGSRVVI; encoded by the coding sequence GTGGCCGAGCATGGTCTGGCGATTCACATTGCTCGGGAGGGAAGGAATCTATTATTTGACACGGGGCAAGGTTTAGCTTTGAGAAGTAATTCCAATGCACTGAAGATTGATTTGGCCAACCTTGACGCGTTAATTTTGAGCCATGGGCATGACGATCATACCGGAGGGTTGGGCGAGTTTTTTAGGCTGCGCCAAAACCGGCACCTTTCAATTTTTGCTCACCCTGATATTTTTACTCCAAAATTTAGAATTGCACCTGGTACAAAACCTGTTGAGATTGGTTTACGATGGACTAAAGAGGAGTTGGAAAAGCTGGGGGCGGTTTTTCAGCTTTCTGCTAAGCCCAGGGAAATCTACCCGGGTATTTGGCTTACAGGGGAAATACCCCGAAAAAATAATTTCGAAACAATTGATCCGGGTCTTTATACTGTAACTGAAGCGGGAATGGTTCCTGACCTTTTATTGGACGATCAAGCATTGGTAATAGTAGAACCGGCAGGGTTAGTTATTATACTTGGTTGCGCCCACTCAGGTTTAATCAATACCATCGAACATGCACAAAAAATAACAGGGGTAACAGCCATTGACACTGTAATTGGCGGTACCCATTTATTGCGGGCTACGGCTGAGCAAATGGAGGCTACTGTTTGGCATTTAAAACGTATAGGAGTAAAAAGGTTGGGTGTATCCCATTGTACCGGTTTTGAGGCGGCGGCACGTTTTAAACGAGCGTTGGGAGAAGGTTTTTTTCTTAATAATGTCGGCAGTCGGGTTGTAATTTAA
- a CDS encoding DUF5320 domain-containing protein — protein MPRGDGTGPAGLGPMTGWGRGYCLGYKVRPQRYGAPWCRGGAGRGWRWRNWATWLSGGNSAPGEWEAMYMGPAGEPENKEQQYSFLKQQVESIKNYLQDMENRLKQLNYDEPQAENEEK, from the coding sequence ATGCCGCGTGGTGATGGAACTGGCCCAGCTGGGTTAGGACCAATGACAGGCTGGGGAAGAGGTTATTGTTTAGGCTACAAAGTTAGACCGCAGAGGTATGGGGCGCCATGGTGCAGAGGCGGTGCCGGTAGGGGCTGGCGGTGGCGCAATTGGGCAACATGGTTGTCCGGTGGAAACTCTGCCCCAGGGGAATGGGAAGCTATGTATATGGGCCCTGCAGGGGAACCAGAGAACAAGGAACAGCAATACTCATTCCTGAAGCAACAGGTTGAGTCCATTAAAAACTATTTACAGGACATGGAAAACAGGCTTAAGCAATTAAATTATGATGAGCCGCAAGCTGAGAACGAAGAAAAATAA
- a CDS encoding Mrp/NBP35 family ATP-binding protein yields the protein MGEVSQRNIKHVIAVASGKGGVGKSSVAGLAAVTLARMGYKVGIMDADITGPSIPKIFGLVGSPAMSGDYLLPLETKLGIKVMSLNLLLSNNEQPVIWRGPLIANTVLQFWNEVAWGDLDYLLVDLPPGTGDVPLTVMKSMPLNGVIMVSSPQDLAGMVVGKAINMAATLEIPILGLVENMSFLVCPKCGTKMEIFGPSRGEELSKRYNLRLIGKLPVDPLLVSLSDRGRIEEYSRDEIFRNLPDLVQNL from the coding sequence ATGGGTGAGGTTAGTCAAAGGAATATTAAGCATGTAATTGCCGTAGCCAGCGGCAAGGGCGGGGTGGGAAAATCTTCAGTTGCCGGTTTAGCTGCCGTAACTTTAGCCCGTATGGGTTATAAGGTGGGGATTATGGATGCAGATATTACCGGCCCAAGTATTCCCAAGATTTTCGGGCTTGTAGGTTCTCCGGCAATGAGTGGGGATTACCTTCTACCCCTCGAGACAAAGCTTGGGATTAAAGTAATGTCTTTAAACCTTCTTCTAAGTAATAACGAACAACCCGTCATCTGGCGGGGTCCGTTAATTGCAAACACAGTTCTGCAGTTTTGGAATGAGGTAGCGTGGGGCGACCTGGATTACTTGCTGGTTGATCTGCCTCCAGGTACGGGGGATGTGCCCTTGACAGTGATGAAGTCCATGCCTTTAAACGGGGTTATTATGGTATCTTCACCACAGGATTTAGCGGGGATGGTTGTAGGAAAGGCTATCAACATGGCCGCTACTTTAGAAATCCCTATCTTGGGCCTGGTGGAAAATATGAGTTTCCTGGTTTGCCCGAAGTGCGGCACAAAGATGGAAATATTCGGACCTAGCCGGGGTGAGGAACTGAGCAAAAGATATAATCTTAGGTTAATAGGCAAATTGCCTGTTGATCCCTTACTGGTTAGCTTATCTGATCGGGGCAGAATAGAAGAATATTCAAGAGATGAAATTTTTAGAAACCTTCCTGATTTGGTACAGAACCTGTAA
- a CDS encoding ATP-binding protein, translating into MKEVAIISGKGGTGKTTVTAALAELWKNKILVDCDVDAANLHLVLKPKVVSSTDFYSGYKAVLNTELCSRCGACRRVCRFEAISADFSIDDLSCTGCGACTLVCPKEAIALHSNLAGKWFISETAQGPMVHAELGIAEDNSGKLVAQIRSVAKELAKEQGCGTILIDGPPGIGCPVISAVSGVDLVLVVTEPTLSGLHDLGRILTLTQSFGIKSLVCINKYDLNPALTDEISKVCSAGDSKLIGKIPFSRSVVQGMVKAHTQDSSLLENLPAELQSKLKDLQAKVAQELAAL; encoded by the coding sequence ATGAAAGAAGTGGCGATTATCAGCGGTAAAGGCGGCACAGGCAAAACCACAGTGACTGCTGCCCTGGCCGAATTGTGGAAAAACAAGATTTTGGTGGACTGTGATGTGGATGCAGCTAATTTGCACCTGGTCTTAAAACCAAAGGTAGTGAGCAGTACCGATTTTTATAGCGGGTACAAAGCAGTGCTTAACACGGAACTTTGCAGCCGCTGCGGGGCTTGCCGCAGGGTATGCCGTTTTGAGGCTATCAGTGCTGATTTTTCTATTGATGATTTGTCATGTACCGGCTGCGGCGCCTGCACCCTGGTTTGTCCTAAGGAAGCCATTGCTTTACACAGCAACTTGGCAGGCAAATGGTTTATATCTGAAACTGCTCAGGGACCAATGGTTCATGCTGAATTGGGGATTGCGGAAGATAATTCAGGAAAGCTGGTAGCCCAAATTCGTTCTGTTGCCAAGGAACTTGCCAAGGAGCAAGGTTGCGGCACTATTCTGATTGATGGTCCTCCCGGTATCGGCTGCCCGGTCATTTCGGCGGTTTCCGGGGTGGATTTGGTTTTGGTAGTTACCGAGCCTACTCTCTCCGGCCTGCATGACCTGGGGCGTATCTTGACCTTGACTCAAAGCTTTGGAATTAAGTCATTGGTGTGTATCAACAAGTATGACCTTAACCCTGCGCTGACTGATGAGATAAGCAAAGTATGCTCGGCTGGAGACAGCAAGTTGATTGGCAAAATTCCATTCAGCCGCAGTGTAGTCCAGGGGATGGTGAAGGCTCATACCCAGGATTCGTCTCTATTGGAAAATTTGCCGGCGGAATTGCAAAGCAAGCTGAAAGATTTACAAGCCAAGGTGGCTCAGGAATTAGCTGCTTTATAA
- a CDS encoding ATP-binding protein: protein MCAAATKKHPVIAVASGKGGTGKTTFAVNLASALDGQVKYIDADVEEPNGHIFLKPEITQEHTVRVMVPEVDPKLCNGCGECRKVCNFNALIVLKKNVMLFPELCHSCGACLLVCPQKALLEGSRAVGKISMGEAGDISFVEGRLNEGEAKSPPVIKALRRFVSRDRVTIIDVAPGSSCPVIEGVRLSDFVVLVTEPTPFGLHDLVLAVGMVKRLGLPHGVVLNRADLGDKEVERYCAKEGLPVLMQIPFDPQIASLCSQGKLLVPEFPELKSEFLACYDAIQTILAGQSSKGLEQ from the coding sequence ATGTGTGCGGCGGCCACTAAAAAGCACCCGGTAATTGCTGTGGCCAGCGGCAAGGGTGGTACCGGCAAAACCACTTTTGCCGTTAATTTAGCCTCTGCACTGGACGGGCAAGTCAAATATATCGATGCCGATGTTGAAGAACCAAACGGACATATTTTCCTTAAACCTGAGATCACTCAAGAACACACCGTACGGGTGATGGTGCCGGAGGTAGACCCCAAGCTTTGCAACGGCTGTGGTGAGTGCCGCAAAGTTTGTAATTTCAACGCTTTGATCGTACTCAAAAAAAATGTGATGCTGTTTCCCGAACTTTGCCACAGTTGTGGAGCTTGCCTCCTGGTATGCCCGCAAAAAGCATTGCTGGAGGGAAGCCGGGCTGTAGGAAAAATCAGCATGGGAGAAGCAGGAGACATAAGTTTTGTCGAAGGCAGACTAAACGAAGGCGAGGCTAAGTCGCCGCCTGTGATTAAAGCTCTGCGCCGATTCGTTAGCAGAGATAGGGTTACTATTATTGATGTCGCCCCCGGCAGTTCCTGCCCGGTGATCGAGGGGGTACGGCTCAGCGACTTTGTAGTGCTGGTTACGGAACCGACACCATTTGGGCTGCACGACTTGGTGTTAGCTGTAGGGATGGTAAAAAGACTTGGTTTGCCTCACGGGGTAGTGCTGAACCGGGCAGACTTGGGAGATAAAGAAGTAGAGAGATACTGTGCTAAGGAAGGCCTACCGGTTTTGATGCAGATACCTTTTGACCCTCAGATTGCTTCTCTCTGTTCCCAGGGGAAACTTTTAGTGCCCGAGTTTCCGGAGCTAAAGTCGGAATTTTTGGCATGCTATGATGCCATTCAAACAATTTTAGCCGGGCAAAGCAGTAAGGGGCTTGAGCAATGA
- a CDS encoding NifB/NifX family molybdenum-iron cluster-binding protein, giving the protein MSKRRIAVPSMVPGGLDAHRSGHFGRCDVFTLIDIENGKVVNVDVINNVEHTEGGCLVPVNLLAGHKVDAIVVSGMGMRPLMGFRAAGIDVLIGQGVTVREAVNGYTAGTLQPMTEDYVCGGH; this is encoded by the coding sequence ATGTCCAAACGCAGAATAGCAGTACCTTCAATGGTTCCGGGCGGCCTTGATGCTCATCGGTCAGGCCATTTTGGCAGATGTGATGTTTTTACGTTAATAGATATTGAAAACGGTAAGGTTGTCAACGTAGATGTTATTAACAACGTAGAACATACTGAAGGGGGCTGTCTGGTTCCTGTAAACTTATTGGCGGGTCATAAAGTAGACGCAATTGTGGTGAGCGGCATGGGCATGAGGCCTTTGATGGGTTTCAGGGCGGCAGGCATCGACGTTTTGATTGGCCAAGGGGTGACTGTGAGGGAGGCGGTCAATGGTTACACTGCCGGAACGCTTCAACCTATGACGGAAGACTATGTGTGCGGCGGCCACTAA
- a CDS encoding NifB/NifX family molybdenum-iron cluster-binding protein, whose product MKIAVSAQGPGLEAEVDPRFGRARWLVIYDSETGEVESINNSQNFNAAQGAGIKAAELVADRGCAVVLTGHLGPKAFDVLKKAGIKGYNNAAGKVKEAVAAFQNGKLQEVMEADVEGHW is encoded by the coding sequence ATGAAAATAGCTGTTTCCGCCCAGGGACCTGGTTTGGAAGCGGAAGTTGACCCAAGGTTCGGTCGGGCCCGCTGGTTGGTAATTTATGATTCTGAAACGGGCGAGGTAGAAAGTATTAATAATTCGCAAAACTTCAATGCTGCGCAGGGAGCCGGAATTAAAGCGGCAGAGCTGGTGGCGGATAGGGGGTGCGCGGTTGTCCTAACAGGTCATCTGGGTCCTAAAGCGTTTGATGTATTAAAAAAGGCGGGAATTAAGGGTTATAACAATGCTGCCGGAAAAGTAAAAGAAGCAGTAGCCGCTTTTCAAAACGGCAAGCTGCAAGAAGTGATGGAAGCTGATGTGGAAGGTCATTGGTAA
- a CDS encoding iron-sulfur cluster assembly scaffold protein, translating to MMVEEQDYEQVLMEYSQNVLEHFLNPRNVGRIEAPDAAAKVGDPGCGDYIELFLRMEGNKIAEIKYLVFGCAGAISTSSALTELAKGKSVAEALEITDDDVIDYLGGIPERKKHCSLLGVKALHSAIKAYQQKMKFVQKTS from the coding sequence ATGATGGTTGAAGAACAGGATTATGAACAAGTTTTAATGGAATACAGCCAAAATGTGCTTGAACATTTTTTAAACCCCAGGAATGTGGGCAGGATAGAAGCTCCTGATGCAGCAGCCAAAGTAGGCGATCCTGGCTGCGGCGACTATATTGAGCTCTTTCTTCGCATGGAAGGAAATAAAATCGCTGAAATCAAATACCTGGTCTTTGGTTGCGCCGGGGCTATTTCCACCAGTTCAGCTCTTACGGAACTGGCTAAAGGGAAGAGCGTTGCAGAGGCTTTGGAAATCACAGATGACGATGTTATTGACTACTTGGGGGGGATTCCCGAACGCAAAAAGCATTGTTCACTTCTTGGAGTGAAGGCTCTGCATTCAGCTATTAAAGCATATCAACAAAAAATGAAGTTTGTGCAAAAAACCAGTTAG
- a CDS encoding MerR family transcriptional regulator, producing MQADANYPMYTIGVVSQLLGVHQETLRIWERNGLVTPSRKNNQRLYSQNDLKRLQFIKTLLDDKGLNLAGVRQMIEFYPCWWKENCKGGRAKDSDAYVNPAKPCWKEEGTYCFTPLDKADFCQGCSFCAQCPEDCKFRKKE from the coding sequence ATGCAGGCGGATGCTAATTACCCTATGTATACAATAGGCGTGGTCTCCCAACTTTTGGGAGTTCATCAGGAAACCCTGCGGATTTGGGAAAGAAACGGGCTGGTGACTCCTTCCCGTAAGAACAACCAGCGCCTTTATTCGCAAAATGATTTAAAAAGATTGCAGTTTATTAAAACTTTGTTGGATGACAAAGGACTCAACCTGGCAGGAGTCAGGCAGATGATCGAGTTTTATCCCTGTTGGTGGAAGGAGAACTGTAAAGGGGGCAGGGCAAAAGATTCCGATGCTTATGTAAACCCTGCTAAACCTTGCTGGAAAGAAGAAGGGACTTATTGTTTCACACCGCTGGATAAAGCTGATTTTTGCCAGGGCTGCAGCTTTTGCGCCCAGTGCCCTGAAGACTGCAAGTTCAGGAAAAAAGAGTAG